A single window of Candidatus Methylomirabilota bacterium DNA harbors:
- a CDS encoding ABC transporter substrate-binding protein, translated as MGVAMLATAVACGTEPALAQTIGKSADATSPARALPPLELVKSSMTRVLAIAQSQTAGAPASAQRREMRLVAEQLFDFNEMSRRMLGPHWSDGTREEQAEFVRLFTDLLERSYLTALAHYPLVTITFEGESVNGPYAQVSSQVAVGRRGNASLEYRLLETDGRWAVYDIVVDGVSLVLSYRSQFNSILRTSRFTELLDRLRSREASVTPRGDQER; from the coding sequence GTGGGAGTCGCGATGCTGGCCACCGCGGTGGCGTGCGGGACCGAGCCCGCTCTTGCCCAGACGATAGGGAAGAGCGCGGACGCCACGTCGCCCGCGCGCGCGCTCCCGCCCCTCGAGCTCGTCAAATCGTCCATGACCCGCGTGCTGGCCATCGCCCAGTCGCAGACAGCGGGCGCCCCCGCGAGCGCACAGCGGCGCGAGATGCGCCTGGTCGCGGAGCAGCTCTTCGACTTCAACGAGATGTCGCGCCGGATGCTGGGCCCCCACTGGAGCGACGGGACGCGTGAAGAGCAAGCAGAGTTCGTCCGGCTCTTCACCGACCTGCTCGAGCGATCCTACCTGACGGCCCTCGCGCACTATCCTCTGGTCACCATCACCTTCGAGGGCGAGTCGGTCAACGGGCCCTATGCGCAGGTCAGCTCGCAAGTCGCGGTGGGCCGGCGCGGGAACGCTTCACTGGAATACCGCCTCCTGGAGACCGATGGACGATGGGCGGTGTATGACATCGTGGTGGACGGGGTCAGCCTCGTCCTGAGCTATCGGAGCCAGTTCAATTCCATCCTGCGGACGTCGAGATTCACCGAGCTCCTGGACAGGTTGCGGAGCCGGGAGGCCTCGGTGACTCCGCGGGGCGACCAGGAGCGCTGA
- a CDS encoding multidrug efflux RND transporter permease subunit: MNLSRPFILRPVATSLLTAAIILAGAVAYRLLAVSALPQVDYPTIQVQTFYPGASPDVMASAVTAPLERQFGQMPGLKQMTSTSSSTSSVITLQFDLSLALDIAEQQVQAAMNAASSFLPRDLPNPPLYNKVNPADAPILTLGLTSSSLPLTTVEDLADTRLVPKLSQLPGVGLVTLSGGQKPAIRIQANPARLAANGLTLDDVRLAVAAANVNQAKGSLDGAQQAYTIGANDQLVRSELYQSLVIAYRNSAPVLLSDVADAVDDAENLRQAAWMGDRPAVIVNIQRQPGANLIQVVDRVKQLMPQLQGTLPTSVEVSVLTDRTTTIRASVHDVQLELMLAVVLVVLVIFLFLGSPAATFIPSVAVPVSIIGTFAVMYALNFSLNNLSLMALTISTGFVVDDAVVMIENIARYIEAGDSPLEAALKGSGQIGFTILSLTVSLIAVLIPLLFMGDIVGRLFREFAITLSVSILVSAVVSLTLTPMLCAKLLHHQSEAERNRFARTAQRLFEALRAGYAATLSRVLEHQRLTLLVAVGTLALTLVLYALIPKGLFPTQDTGVILGISDAPQAVSFPAMAARQRALGQVILKDPAVATLSSFIGIDGTNVTLNSGRMLISLKPLVERRVGVDAVIDRLRTSLAQVGGITLYLQPVQDLTVEDRVSRTQFQYSLEDPNLAELTTWAPRVVERLRLLPELRDVASDQQDRGLETSVRIDRPTASRLGITPQMIDDALYNAFGQRQVSTIFTQLNQYRVVLEVKPDFRQSPEALQQIYLRSSTAGQVPLSAFTFIEERATPLAVNHQGQFPAVTVSFNLSPGISLGHAVQAIETAKQELGLPITIQARFQGAARAFQASLANEPLLILAAVVTVYIVLGVLYESWIHPVTILSTLPSAGVGALLALLAARLDLSVIALIGIILVIGIVMKNAIMMIDFALDAQRSEGRPAREAIYQACLLRFRPILMTTMAAILGGVPLALGGGVGSELRQPLGIAIVGGLIMSQLLTLYTTPVIYLAFDRVATRAARRKAPAAVTSAAAQGLS; this comes from the coding sequence CGTGATGGCCTCGGCGGTCACCGCGCCCCTGGAGCGGCAATTCGGTCAGATGCCCGGCCTCAAGCAGATGACGTCCACGAGCTCGAGCACGAGCTCGGTCATCACGCTCCAGTTCGATCTGAGCCTGGCCCTCGACATCGCCGAGCAGCAGGTGCAGGCGGCCATGAACGCGGCATCCTCGTTCCTGCCCAGGGATCTCCCCAATCCTCCCCTCTACAACAAGGTGAATCCGGCCGACGCGCCTATCCTCACCCTGGGGCTGACCTCGAGCTCCCTCCCCCTCACCACCGTCGAGGACCTCGCCGACACACGGCTCGTGCCCAAGCTCTCCCAGCTTCCGGGCGTGGGCCTGGTCACCCTGAGCGGCGGCCAGAAGCCCGCCATCCGCATTCAGGCGAATCCCGCGCGGCTGGCCGCCAATGGCCTCACCCTCGACGACGTGCGCCTGGCCGTCGCCGCGGCGAATGTGAATCAGGCCAAGGGCAGCCTGGACGGCGCCCAGCAGGCCTACACCATCGGAGCCAATGACCAGCTCGTGAGGAGCGAGCTCTATCAATCCCTCGTCATCGCCTACCGCAACAGCGCCCCCGTGCTCCTCTCCGACGTGGCTGACGCCGTGGACGATGCCGAGAACCTTCGCCAGGCGGCGTGGATGGGCGATCGGCCGGCCGTCATCGTCAATATCCAGCGACAGCCCGGCGCCAATCTCATCCAGGTCGTGGACCGCGTGAAGCAGCTCATGCCACAGCTCCAGGGCACCCTGCCGACCTCCGTCGAGGTGTCCGTGCTGACCGACCGCACCACCACCATCCGCGCCTCCGTCCATGACGTCCAGCTCGAGCTCATGCTCGCCGTCGTCCTCGTGGTGCTCGTCATTTTCCTGTTCCTGGGCAGCCCCGCCGCCACCTTCATCCCGAGCGTGGCCGTGCCCGTTTCCATCATCGGCACCTTCGCCGTCATGTACGCGCTCAACTTCAGCCTCAACAACCTCTCCCTCATGGCCCTCACCATCTCCACCGGTTTCGTGGTGGACGACGCCGTGGTCATGATCGAAAACATCGCCCGGTACATCGAGGCGGGCGACTCTCCCCTCGAGGCGGCTCTCAAGGGCTCGGGGCAGATCGGGTTCACGATTCTCTCCCTGACCGTCTCGCTGATCGCGGTGCTCATCCCCCTGCTCTTCATGGGCGATATCGTGGGCCGCCTCTTCCGGGAGTTCGCCATCACCCTCAGCGTCTCCATCCTCGTCTCGGCCGTCGTGTCGCTCACCCTGACCCCGATGCTCTGCGCCAAGCTCCTCCACCACCAGAGCGAGGCGGAAAGGAATCGATTCGCGCGGACGGCCCAGCGGCTCTTCGAGGCCCTCCGCGCGGGCTATGCCGCCACCTTGAGCCGCGTGCTGGAGCACCAGCGCCTGACCCTGCTCGTGGCCGTGGGCACCCTGGCCCTCACCCTCGTCCTGTACGCCCTCATCCCCAAGGGGCTCTTTCCCACCCAGGACACCGGCGTCATCCTCGGCATCTCCGATGCCCCGCAGGCCGTGTCGTTTCCCGCCATGGCGGCGCGCCAGCGCGCCCTCGGACAGGTCATCCTGAAGGATCCCGCGGTGGCGACGCTGTCGTCCTTCATCGGGATCGACGGCACCAACGTCACCCTCAATAGCGGCCGCATGCTGATCAGCCTGAAGCCGCTGGTGGAGCGGCGGGTCGGCGTGGACGCGGTGATCGACCGCCTGCGCACGTCCCTCGCCCAGGTCGGCGGCATCACCCTCTACCTTCAGCCCGTCCAGGACCTGACCGTGGAAGACCGCGTCAGCCGGACGCAGTTTCAGTACAGTCTCGAGGATCCGAATCTGGCCGAGCTGACGACGTGGGCGCCGCGTGTGGTGGAGCGCCTCCGCCTGCTGCCCGAGCTCAGGGACGTGGCAAGTGACCAGCAGGATCGGGGTCTCGAGACCTCCGTGCGCATCGATCGCCCCACCGCCTCCCGCCTCGGCATCACGCCCCAGATGATCGACGACGCGCTCTACAACGCCTTCGGCCAGCGCCAGGTCTCGACCATCTTCACCCAGCTCAACCAGTACCGCGTGGTGCTGGAGGTCAAGCCCGACTTCCGCCAGAGCCCCGAGGCCCTGCAGCAGATCTATCTCCGGTCCTCGACGGCGGGCCAGGTGCCGCTCTCCGCCTTCACCTTCATCGAGGAGCGCGCCACGCCGCTCGCCGTGAACCACCAGGGGCAGTTCCCCGCCGTCACCGTCTCCTTCAACCTCTCCCCGGGGATCTCGCTCGGCCACGCCGTCCAGGCCATCGAGACGGCCAAGCAGGAGCTTGGCCTCCCCATCACTATCCAGGCGCGCTTCCAGGGAGCCGCACGGGCCTTCCAGGCCTCGCTCGCCAATGAGCCCCTCCTCATCCTGGCCGCCGTGGTCACCGTCTACATCGTGCTCGGCGTGCTCTACGAGAGCTGGATTCACCCCGTGACGATTCTCTCCACGTTGCCCTCCGCCGGGGTGGGGGCGCTGCTCGCCCTGCTCGCCGCGCGTCTGGACCTGAGCGTCATCGCCCTCATCGGAATCATCCTCGTCATCGGCATCGTCATGAAGAACGCGATCATGATGATCGACTTCGCGCTGGACGCTCAGCGCTCGGAGGGCCGGCCGGCCCGTGAGGCCATCTACCAGGCCTGCCTGCTCCGGTTCCGGCCCATCTTGATGACCACCATGGCGGCCATCCTGGGCGGGGTGCCGCTCGCCCTCGGAGGCGGGGTGGGATCCGAGCTGCGGCAGCCGCTCGGCATCGCCATCGTGGGCGGTCTCATCATGAGTCAGCTCCTGACGCTCTACACCACCCCCGTCATCTATCTCGCCTTCGACCGGGTGGCCACGCGCGCCGCGCGACGAAAGGCGCCCGCCGCGGTCACGTCCGCCGCCGCCCAGGGGCTCTCGTGA
- a CDS encoding multidrug efflux RND transporter permease subunit: MNLSTPAIRRPVGTTLLTLALVIAGILGYRLLPVAPLPRVDFPTIQVSAALPGASPETMASAVATPLERQFGRVAAITEMTSASYLGSTSVALQFDLARDINGAARDVQSAINAAAGQLPSNLPANPTYRKVNPADAPIMILALTSSTVDTGRMYDVASTVLQQKLARIEGVGQVFVGGSSLPGVRVELNPMTLASYGIGLEDVRRVLANANVNHPKGQIHGPERAWEIRTSDQLRFAAEYRPLIVAWRNGAPVRLSDLGEVVDSVEDLRSIGLANGKPAALLIIFRQPGANIIEAVDRIREEMPELHALVPADVTLTAVLDQTVTIRASIHDVQISLMISVALVVLVVFLFLRDVRATAIPGVVVPVSLIGTFAFMYLIGYSIDNLSLMALTVATGFVVDDAIVVVENVMRHLEAGMPAREAAITGAREIGFTVLSISVSLVAVFIPILLMGGIIGRLFREFAAVLSIAVLISLVLSLTTTPMMCAALLRSRQGQDRGRFDRASERVFDGILRLYDVSLGWALRHPGFVLLIATVTFAVNVYLFVTIPKGFFPQQDNGRLAGITVAAQDISFQAMRDKLSRLADIVRADPGVATVTAYTGGGGGRGTTVNTARMFVSLKPRSERDATADEIITRLRPKLARVPGATLYLQAVQDIRLGGRLSNAQYQFTLQADTLTELSAWAPKVLQAIRGLPQLRDVSSDQQDAGLQVPLTIDRPTAARLGVSTRLIDETLYDAFGQRQVSTIYTALNQYHVVMEVAPSFWQSPDALRNIYVQSAAGNSVPLTALTRFEPSPAPLQINHQGLFPSVTTYFNLAPGVALGDAVAAIAAAERRIGMPGSIRGSFAGTAQAFQVALSTQPLLILAALVAVYLVLGVLYESYIHPLTILSTLPSAGVGALLALMAFQMEFSIIGMVGVILLIGIVKKNAILVIDVALDLERREGRNAREAVHQACLRRFRPIIMTTMAALLGALPLALGTGTGSELRRPLGISIVGGLLLSQLLTLYTTPVVYLFLERGRLRVVRWRGQLGRAFGGSPQESPAGPRP; encoded by the coding sequence GTGAACCTCTCGACCCCCGCCATCCGTCGCCCGGTGGGCACCACGCTCCTCACCCTGGCTCTCGTGATAGCGGGCATCCTCGGCTATCGCCTGCTGCCCGTGGCCCCGCTTCCCCGGGTGGACTTTCCGACCATCCAGGTGTCCGCGGCGCTGCCCGGTGCCAGCCCCGAGACCATGGCCTCCGCCGTGGCCACACCGCTGGAGCGCCAGTTCGGCCGCGTCGCCGCCATCACCGAGATGACGTCGGCCAGCTACCTCGGCTCCACCAGCGTGGCCCTCCAGTTCGATCTTGCGCGTGACATCAACGGCGCCGCCCGCGATGTCCAGTCGGCCATCAATGCCGCCGCCGGCCAGCTCCCCTCGAACCTGCCCGCGAATCCGACCTACCGTAAGGTCAACCCGGCCGACGCGCCCATCATGATCCTGGCCCTGACCTCGTCCACCGTGGACACCGGCCGGATGTACGACGTGGCGTCCACGGTCCTGCAGCAGAAGCTCGCGCGGATCGAGGGGGTCGGGCAGGTCTTCGTGGGCGGCAGCTCCCTTCCGGGTGTCCGGGTCGAGCTCAACCCGATGACGCTGGCGAGCTACGGGATAGGCTTGGAAGATGTGCGGCGCGTGCTCGCCAACGCCAACGTCAACCATCCCAAGGGACAGATCCATGGTCCCGAGCGCGCCTGGGAGATCCGGACCAGCGACCAGCTCCGCTTCGCCGCGGAATACCGGCCGCTCATCGTGGCGTGGCGCAACGGCGCGCCGGTGCGCCTCTCAGACCTGGGCGAGGTCGTGGACTCCGTGGAGGATCTGCGATCGATAGGTCTGGCCAATGGCAAGCCGGCCGCCCTGCTCATCATCTTCCGCCAGCCGGGCGCCAACATCATCGAAGCCGTCGACCGGATCCGGGAGGAGATGCCGGAGCTTCATGCTCTCGTGCCGGCCGACGTCACCCTGACGGCGGTGCTGGATCAGACCGTCACCATCCGCGCCTCCATCCACGACGTCCAGATTTCCCTCATGATCTCCGTCGCCCTCGTGGTGCTGGTGGTCTTCCTCTTCCTCCGCGACGTCCGGGCCACCGCCATCCCCGGTGTGGTCGTCCCCGTGTCCCTGATCGGCACCTTCGCCTTCATGTACTTGATCGGCTACAGCATCGACAATCTTTCCCTCATGGCCCTGACAGTGGCCACGGGATTCGTGGTGGACGACGCCATCGTGGTCGTCGAGAACGTGATGCGCCACCTCGAGGCGGGCATGCCCGCCCGGGAGGCGGCCATCACGGGGGCGCGCGAGATCGGCTTCACCGTGCTCTCCATCAGCGTGTCCCTCGTGGCCGTCTTCATCCCCATCCTGCTCATGGGCGGAATCATCGGCCGGCTGTTCCGGGAGTTCGCGGCGGTGCTTTCCATCGCGGTCCTCATCTCCCTCGTCCTCTCCCTGACCACGACCCCCATGATGTGCGCCGCCCTCCTCCGCTCCCGACAGGGACAGGATCGGGGACGCTTCGACCGCGCGAGCGAGCGAGTCTTCGACGGCATTCTCCGGCTCTACGACGTGAGCCTGGGCTGGGCCCTCCGGCACCCGGGCTTCGTCCTCCTCATCGCCACCGTCACCTTCGCGGTCAACGTCTACCTGTTCGTGACCATCCCGAAGGGCTTCTTCCCCCAGCAGGACAATGGCCGGCTCGCCGGGATCACGGTCGCCGCCCAGGACATCTCCTTCCAGGCCATGCGGGACAAGCTGAGTCGGCTCGCCGACATCGTCCGCGCGGACCCCGGGGTGGCCACCGTCACGGCCTATACGGGAGGCGGAGGAGGACGGGGAACGACCGTCAACACGGCGCGAATGTTCGTGTCCCTCAAGCCACGGTCGGAGCGCGATGCCACGGCGGACGAGATCATCACCCGGCTGCGTCCCAAGCTCGCCCGGGTGCCCGGCGCCACTCTGTATCTTCAAGCGGTGCAGGACATCCGACTCGGCGGCCGCCTCAGCAACGCGCAGTATCAGTTCACCCTGCAGGCTGATACCCTCACCGAGCTGAGCGCCTGGGCGCCCAAGGTGCTCCAGGCCATCCGCGGCCTCCCCCAGCTCCGTGATGTCTCGAGCGACCAGCAGGACGCGGGACTGCAGGTGCCGCTCACCATCGACCGGCCCACGGCGGCGCGACTCGGCGTCAGCACCCGGCTCATCGACGAGACGCTCTATGACGCCTTCGGCCAGCGCCAGGTCTCCACGATCTACACCGCGCTGAATCAGTACCACGTGGTGATGGAGGTGGCGCCGAGCTTCTGGCAGAGCCCGGACGCCCTCCGCAACATCTATGTCCAGTCGGCCGCGGGCAACTCCGTGCCCCTCACCGCGCTCACCCGATTCGAGCCGAGCCCGGCGCCGCTTCAGATCAATCACCAGGGACTCTTTCCCTCGGTGACCACGTACTTCAATCTCGCCCCCGGCGTCGCCCTCGGCGACGCGGTGGCGGCCATCGCGGCCGCCGAGCGCCGCATCGGCATGCCCGGGAGTATCCGCGGCAGCTTCGCGGGCACCGCCCAGGCCTTCCAGGTCGCCCTCTCCACCCAGCCCCTGCTCATCCTGGCCGCCCTCGTCGCCGTCTATCTCGTCCTGGGCGTCCTCTACGAGAGCTACATCCACCCCCTCACCATTCTCTCCACCCTCCCCTCCGCCGGCGTGGGCGCGCTCCTCGCCCTCATGGCCTTCCAGATGGAGTTCTCCATCATCGGCATGGTCGGCGTCATCCTGCTCATCGGCATCGTGAAGAAGAACGCCATCCTGGTCATCGACGTCGCCCTCGACCTCGAGCGGCGCGAAGGCCGCAACGCTCGCGAGGCGGTGCACCAGGCCTGCCTGCGGCGATTCCGGCCCATCATCATGACCACGATGGCTGCGCTCCTGGGCGCCCTGCCCCTGGCCCTCGGTACGGGCACGGGCTCGGAGCTGCGGCGGCCCCTGGGCATCAGCATCGTGGGCGGCCTTCTCCTGAGCCAGCTCCTCACGCTATACACGACCCCGGTCGTGTACCTCTTCCTCGAGCGAGGCCGTCTACGCGTCGTCCGCTGGCGGGGACAGCTCGGCCGTGCCTTCGGCGGATCCCCACAGGAAAGTCCAGCCGGCCCTCGTCCCTGA